In one Tripterygium wilfordii isolate XIE 37 chromosome 22, ASM1340144v1, whole genome shotgun sequence genomic region, the following are encoded:
- the LOC119990728 gene encoding eukaryotic peptide chain release factor subunit 1-2-like produces MADAHETDKNIEIWKIKKLIKALEAARGNGTSMISLIMPPRDQISRVTKMLGDEFGTASNIKSRVNRQSVLGAITSAQQRLKLYNKVPPNGLVLYTGTIVTDDGKEKKVTIDFEPFRPINASLYLCDNKFHTEALNELLESDDKFGFIVMDGNGTLFGTLSGNTREVLHKFTVDLPKKHGRGGQSALRFARLRMEKRHNYVRKTAELATQFYINPATSQPNVSGLILAGSADFKTELSQSDMFDPRLQAKILNVVDVSYGGENGFNQAIELSSEILANVKFIQEKRLIGKYFEEISQDTGKYVFGVDDTMKALEMGAIEILIVWENLDLTRYVLKNSTTGEVTISHFNKEQEANNKNFRDSATNAELEVQEKTSLLEWFANEYKRFGCSLEFVTNKSQEGSQFCRGFGGIGGILRYQLDMRTFDDLSDDGEVYEDSE; encoded by the coding sequence ATGGCAGATGCTCATGAGACTGATAAGAACATTGAGATTTGgaaaatcaagaaattgatTAAGGCGCTGGAAGCTGCAAGGGGCAATGGCACAAGCATGATTTCTCTTATCATGCCTCCTCGCGATCAAATTTCCCGGGTAACTAAGATGCTTGGAGATGAATTTGGAACTGCTTCTAACATCAAAAGTAGGGTCAATCGTCAATCTGTGCTGGGTGCAATCACTTCTGCCCAGCAGAGACTTAAACTTTACAATAAGGTTCCTCCCAATGGGCTTGTTCTTTACACAGGTACTATTGTAACTGATGATGGGAAGGAGAAAAAGGTTACCATTGACTTTGAGCCATTCAGGCCGATTAATGCATCTCTGTACCTCTGCGACAACAAGTTTCACACGGAAGCTCTGAATGAACTGTTGGAATCCGATGACAAGTTTGGTTTCATTGTCATGGATGGTAATGGAACTCTTTTTGGGACTCTCAGTGGTAATACCCGGGAGGTTCTTCATAAATTTACTGTTGACCTCCCAAAGAAACATGGAAGAGGTGGACAATCAGCTCTTCGTTTTGCTCGTCTTAGAATGGAGAAGCGCCATAACTATGTGCGGAAGACTGCTGAACTTGCCACACAGTTTTACATTAATCCTGCCACCAGCCAGCCCAATGTTTCTGGATTAATACTAGCCGGGTCTGCTGACTTCAAGACTGAACTGAGTCAGTCCGATATGTTTGACCCACGGCTTCAAGCAAAAATATTGAATGTGGTTGATGTTTCTTATGGTGGGGAGAATGGTTTTAATCAGGCAATTGAGTTGTCTTCAGAAATTCTGGCCAATGTGAAGTTTATACAAGAGAAGCGCTTGATTGGCAAATATTTTGAGGAGATATCCCAGGATACTGGGAAGTATGTTTTTGGTGTGGATGACACTATGAAGGCTTTAGAGATGGGGGCTATTGAGATTCTTATTGTGTGGGAAAACCTAGACCTTACCAGGTATGTGCTGAAAAATAGCACCACAGGTGAGGTAACCATAAGTCATTTTAACAAAGAGCAGGAAGCCAATAATAAGAACTTCAGGGATTCAGCCACCAATGCTGAACTGGAGGTTCAGGAAAAGACGTCACTGCTTGAGTGGTTTGCTAATGAGTACAAACGGTTTGGTTGCAGTCTTGAGTTTGTTACCAACAAATCTCAAGAAGGATCCCAGTTCTGCCGAGGGTTTGGTGGTATTGGGGGCATTCTTCGCTACCAGCTTGATATGAGAACATTTGATGATCTCTCTGATGATGGTGAAGTTTATGAGGATTCTGAATAG
- the LOC119991667 gene encoding uncharacterized protein LOC119991667, with the protein MAGVKRRVCCDTEINGFHKELDEVLCPICMDHPHNAVLLLCSSHEKGCRSYICDTSYRHSNCLDRFKKSRDDSLNNSTLPSSLSFDPYSSIVSSDDLDLALRTDIIEGNDNNDVSESNTITSLMPEGLVENNIQDHAQHLTTQGEANMEIGSFGPHRGRNDNEELDGENLSESRLSLECPLCRGAILGWKVVEEARKYLNSKKRSCTRESCSFAGNYQELRRHARRLHPTTRPSDVDPSRERAWRRLEHQREYGDIVSAIRSAIPDAVVVGDYAIETGDVLPVERGRVAGEPTAPLWTTFFLFQMIGSMDRVGEPRGRSRAWTRHRRSAGASSDRRYLWGENLLGLQDEDNDNDLHLLDNAREDGSPIPRRRRRLMRPRTNEDQS; encoded by the coding sequence ATGGCGGGGGTGAAACGAAGAGTTTGTTGTGATACAGAAATCAATGGttttcacaaagaattggaTGAAGTCTTATGCCCTATTTGCATGGACCATCCACATAATGCTGTCCTCCTCCTGTGCAGTTCGCATGAGAAGGGTTGCAGATCTTACATTTGTGATACAAGTTACCGGCATTCAAATTGCCTAGACAGGTTCAAAAAGTCAAGGGATGATTCTCTGAATAATTCAACCTTACCCTCTTCCTTATCTTTTGACCCATATAGTTCTATTGTCTCTTCTGATGACCTGGACTTGGCTTTGAGAACTGATATTATTGAAGGCAATGATAACAATGATGTAAGTGAAAGCAACACTATAACTTCTTTAATGCCTGAAGGACTGGTAGAAAATAATATTCAAGATCATGCTCAGCATTTAACGACACAGGGAGAAGCCAATATGGAAATTGGTAGTTTTGGGCCTCATCGTGGAAGGAATGACAATGAAGAGTTGGATGGGGAGAATCTGTCAGAGTCAAGATTGAGTTTGGAATGCCCTTTGTGCCGAGGAGCCATACTAGGGTGGAAGGTTGTAGAAGAGGCCAGAAAATATCTTAATTCAAAGAAGCGTAGTTGTACCCGGGAATCTTGCTCATTCGCGGGGAACTATCAGGAATTGCGTCGACATGCTAGGAGGCTTCACCCAACTACTCGACCTTCTGATGTTGATCCTTCTAGAGAACGAGCATGGAGACGCCTCGAGCACCAGAGAGAATATGGTGATATTGTTAGTGCTATTCGCTCAGCTATTCCAGACGCTGTTGTTGTTGGGGACTACGCTATTGAAACTGGAGATGTGTTACCGGTTGAAAGAGGAAGAGTAGCTGGCGAACCTACTGCACCTTTGTGGACCACTTTCTTTTTGTTCCAGATGATAGGCTCGATGGACAGAGTTGGTGAGCCAAGGGGTCGTTCAAGGGCCTGGACAAGGCATCGACGCAGTGCAGGAGCTTCATCCGACCGGCGGTACCTTTGGGGTGAGAATTTATTGGGTCTACAAGATGAAGACAATGACAATGACTTGCATCTGTTAGACAATGCTAGAGAAGACGGGTCTCCCATTCCAAGAAGACGCAGGCGTCTAATGCGCCCAAGGACTAATGAGGATCAGTCATGA